The following are from one region of the Myotis daubentonii chromosome 2, mMyoDau2.1, whole genome shotgun sequence genome:
- the LOC132226953 gene encoding DNA dC->dU-editing enzyme APOBEC-3G-like isoform X4 has protein sequence MDATTFRVNFSYYSVRKTYLCYELEVKESDDWVRVEELQGFLRNEGGDTHCERSHAELCFLDRVRSWHLDEGKQYRLTCYISWSPCPNCAQKLVDFLGQNSHVRMCISAARIYTKVSGYEDGLRRLRDAVDRLAIMTVEELQHCWDTFVDNQGQPFELWPNQEEHIQTESQELKDILRNQGN, from the exons ATGGATGCAACCACCTTCAGAGTCAACTTCAGTTACTACAGCGTGAGAAAAACATACCTGTGCTACGAGTTGGAGGTCAAGGAAAGCGATGACTGGGTCCGAGTGGAGGAGCTCCAGGGCTTCCTGCGCAACGAG GGTGGTGACACACACTGCGAACGCAGTCATGCAGAGTTGTGCTTCCTGGATCGGGTCCGTTCTTGGCACCTGGATGAGGGGAAGCAGTACAGACTTACCTGCTACATCTCCTGGAGCCCCTGCCCTAACTGTGCCCAGAAACTGGTGGACTTCCTGGGCCAGAACAGCCACGTGAGGATGTGCATCTCAGCTGCTCGCATCTACACCAAAGTCAGTGGATATGAGGATGGGCTGCGCAGGCTGCGGGACGCTGTGGACCGTCTCGCCATCATGACAGTTGAAG AGCTCCAGCACTGCTGGGACACCTTCGTGGACAACCAGGGCCAGCCCTTCGAGCTCTGGCCTAACCAGGAAGAGCACATACAAACCGAATCTCAGGAGCTGAAGGACATTCTCAGG AATCAGGGAAACTGA
- the LOC132226953 gene encoding DNA dC->dU-editing enzyme APOBEC-3G-like isoform X1, which produces MEDNPAPTGRTLMDATTFRVNFSYYSVRKTYLCYELEVKESDDWVRVEELQGFLRNEGGDTHCERSHAELCFLDRVRSWHLDEGKQYRLTCYISWSPCPNCAQKLVDFLGQNSHVRMCISAARIYTKVSGYEDGLRRLRDAVDRLAIMTVEELQHCWDTFVDNQGQPFELWPNQEEHIQTESQELKDILRNQGN; this is translated from the exons AACTCTGATGGATGCAACCACCTTCAGAGTCAACTTCAGTTACTACAGCGTGAGAAAAACATACCTGTGCTACGAGTTGGAGGTCAAGGAAAGCGATGACTGGGTCCGAGTGGAGGAGCTCCAGGGCTTCCTGCGCAACGAG GGTGGTGACACACACTGCGAACGCAGTCATGCAGAGTTGTGCTTCCTGGATCGGGTCCGTTCTTGGCACCTGGATGAGGGGAAGCAGTACAGACTTACCTGCTACATCTCCTGGAGCCCCTGCCCTAACTGTGCCCAGAAACTGGTGGACTTCCTGGGCCAGAACAGCCACGTGAGGATGTGCATCTCAGCTGCTCGCATCTACACCAAAGTCAGTGGATATGAGGATGGGCTGCGCAGGCTGCGGGACGCTGTGGACCGTCTCGCCATCATGACAGTTGAAG AGCTCCAGCACTGCTGGGACACCTTCGTGGACAACCAGGGCCAGCCCTTCGAGCTCTGGCCTAACCAGGAAGAGCACATACAAACCGAATCTCAGGAGCTGAAGGACATTCTCAGG AATCAGGGAAACTGA
- the LOC132226953 gene encoding DNA dC->dU-editing enzyme APOBEC-3G-like isoform X6 — protein MCLSHVDVSLCLPPPPSLHPFSKDQWKKSPPGGDTHCERSHAELCFLDRVRSWHLDEGKQYRLTCYISWSPCPNCAQKLVDFLGQNSHVRMCISAARIYTKVSGYEDGLRRLRDAVDRLAIMTVEELQHCWDTFVDNQGQPFELWPNQEEHIQTESQELKDILRNQGN, from the exons ATGTGTCTCTcccatgttgatgtttctctctgtctgccccctcctccatccctccaccctttctctaaagatcaatggaaaaaatctcccccg GGTGGTGACACACACTGCGAACGCAGTCATGCAGAGTTGTGCTTCCTGGATCGGGTCCGTTCTTGGCACCTGGATGAGGGGAAGCAGTACAGACTTACCTGCTACATCTCCTGGAGCCCCTGCCCTAACTGTGCCCAGAAACTGGTGGACTTCCTGGGCCAGAACAGCCACGTGAGGATGTGCATCTCAGCTGCTCGCATCTACACCAAAGTCAGTGGATATGAGGATGGGCTGCGCAGGCTGCGGGACGCTGTGGACCGTCTCGCCATCATGACAGTTGAAG AGCTCCAGCACTGCTGGGACACCTTCGTGGACAACCAGGGCCAGCCCTTCGAGCTCTGGCCTAACCAGGAAGAGCACATACAAACCGAATCTCAGGAGCTGAAGGACATTCTCAGG AATCAGGGAAACTGA
- the LOC132226950 gene encoding DNA dC->dU-editing enzyme APOBEC-3G-like isoform X2, translating to MEDNPAPTGRPLMDVTTFKDNFGITWANETYLCYELEVKEGVDWVRVEELQGFLRNQGGDTHWEPSHAELCFLDWVRSWHLDEGKQHRLTCYISWSPCPDCAQKLVDFLGENSHVRLRIFAARIYTFVSGYEDRLRRLQDAGAQLAIMTPKELQHCWEKFVDNQGQPFQPETELLENIGAQCQRLENILRVRIRETEGWTQSL from the exons ATGGAGGACAACCCAGCACCAACCGGCAG ACCCCTGATGGATGTAACCACCTTCAAGGACAACTTTGGTATCACATGGGCGAATGAAACATACCTGTGCTACGAGTTGGAGGTCAAGGAAGGCGTTGACTGGGTCCGAGTGGAGGAGCTCCAGGGCTTCCTGCGCAACCAG GGTGGTGACACACACTGGGAACCTAGTCATGCAGAGTTGTGCTTCCTGGATTGGGTCCGTTCTTGGCACCTGGATGAGGGGAAGCAGCACAGACTCACCTGCTACATCTCCTGGAGCCCCTGCCCTGACTGTGCCCAGAAACTGGTGGACTTCCTGGGCGAGAACAGCCACGTGAGGCTGCGCATCTTTGCTGCTCGCATCTACACCTTTGTCAGTGGCTATGAGGATAGGCTGCGCAGGCTGCAGGACGCTGGGGCCCAACTCGCCATCATGACCCCCAAAG AGCTCCAGCACTGCTGGGAAAAATTCGTGGACAACCAGGGCCAGCCATTCCAGCCCGAGACTGAACTGTTAGAAAACATAGGAGCCCAATGTCAGAGGCTGGAGAACATTCTCAGGGTGAG AATCAGGGAAACTGAAGGATGGACTCAATCTCTCTAA
- the LOC132226950 gene encoding DNA dC->dU-editing enzyme APOBEC-3G-like isoform X3 translates to MEDNPAPTGRPLMDVTTFKDNFGITWANETYLCYELEVKEGVDWVRVEELQGFLRNQGGDTHWEPSHAELCFLDWVRSWHLDEGKQHRLTCYISWSPCPDCAQKLVDFLGENSHVRLRIFAARIYTFVSGYEDRLRRLQDAGAQLAIMTPKELQHCWEKFVDNQGQPFQPETELLENIGAQCQRLENILRVRETEGWTQSL, encoded by the exons ATGGAGGACAACCCAGCACCAACCGGCAG ACCCCTGATGGATGTAACCACCTTCAAGGACAACTTTGGTATCACATGGGCGAATGAAACATACCTGTGCTACGAGTTGGAGGTCAAGGAAGGCGTTGACTGGGTCCGAGTGGAGGAGCTCCAGGGCTTCCTGCGCAACCAG GGTGGTGACACACACTGGGAACCTAGTCATGCAGAGTTGTGCTTCCTGGATTGGGTCCGTTCTTGGCACCTGGATGAGGGGAAGCAGCACAGACTCACCTGCTACATCTCCTGGAGCCCCTGCCCTGACTGTGCCCAGAAACTGGTGGACTTCCTGGGCGAGAACAGCCACGTGAGGCTGCGCATCTTTGCTGCTCGCATCTACACCTTTGTCAGTGGCTATGAGGATAGGCTGCGCAGGCTGCAGGACGCTGGGGCCCAACTCGCCATCATGACCCCCAAAG AGCTCCAGCACTGCTGGGAAAAATTCGTGGACAACCAGGGCCAGCCATTCCAGCCCGAGACTGAACTGTTAGAAAACATAGGAGCCCAATGTCAGAGGCTGGAGAACATTCTCAGGGTGAG GGAAACTGAAGGATGGACTCAATCTCTCTAA
- the LOC132226950 gene encoding DNA dC->dU-editing enzyme APOBEC-3G-like isoform X5, whose amino-acid sequence MEDNPAPTGRPLMDVTTFKDNFGITWANETYLCYELEVKEGVDWVRVEELQGFLRNQGGDTHWEPSHAELCFLDWVRSWHLDEGKQHRLTCYISWSPCPDCAQKLVDFLGENSHVRLRIFAARIYTFVSGYEDRLRRLQDAGAQLAIMTPKELQHCWEKFVDNQGQPFQPETELLENIGAQCQRLENILRNQGN is encoded by the exons ATGGAGGACAACCCAGCACCAACCGGCAG ACCCCTGATGGATGTAACCACCTTCAAGGACAACTTTGGTATCACATGGGCGAATGAAACATACCTGTGCTACGAGTTGGAGGTCAAGGAAGGCGTTGACTGGGTCCGAGTGGAGGAGCTCCAGGGCTTCCTGCGCAACCAG GGTGGTGACACACACTGGGAACCTAGTCATGCAGAGTTGTGCTTCCTGGATTGGGTCCGTTCTTGGCACCTGGATGAGGGGAAGCAGCACAGACTCACCTGCTACATCTCCTGGAGCCCCTGCCCTGACTGTGCCCAGAAACTGGTGGACTTCCTGGGCGAGAACAGCCACGTGAGGCTGCGCATCTTTGCTGCTCGCATCTACACCTTTGTCAGTGGCTATGAGGATAGGCTGCGCAGGCTGCAGGACGCTGGGGCCCAACTCGCCATCATGACCCCCAAAG AGCTCCAGCACTGCTGGGAAAAATTCGTGGACAACCAGGGCCAGCCATTCCAGCCCGAGACTGAACTGTTAGAAAACATAGGAGCCCAATGTCAGAGGCTGGAGAACATTCTCAGG AATCAGGGAAACTGA